A single region of the Lotus japonicus ecotype B-129 chromosome 4, LjGifu_v1.2 genome encodes:
- the LOC130715704 gene encoding uncharacterized protein LOC130715704 yields MVIRKELVDQDWEIYLHSFDEDTAWGVDYRQEKNVYVGGATIFKRDQAGQIVETQPIRGKIRFPHAPFRFGLPLGMDFLSGSESDPSEGPGYESGEGSEPSVTSEYRNPTEGLLVPKEEPVSPIAPPEQELNQGLMDPVPLGFGWSLEALRQWNLDMKVELPKPGEETPEPSNMWAREDADCNEWP; encoded by the coding sequence atggtgatccggaaggagctagtggatcaggactgggagatttATCTCCATAGTTTTGATGAGGACACGGCCTGGGGTGTCGACTACCGCCAGGAGAAGAACGTGTACGTCGGCGGCGCGACCATCTTCAAAAGAGACCAAGCTGGGCAGATTGTTGAGACTCAGCCTATCAGAGGGAAGATTCGGTTTCCTCACGCACCCTTCCGTTTTGGACTCCCCTTAGGGATGGATTTTCTCAGCGGTTCGGAGTCGGACCCTAGTGAGGGGCCAGGCTACGAGTCAGGCGAGGGGAGCGAGCCTTCAGTGACTTCCGAGTACCGGAATCCGACAGAGGGACTTTTGGTGCCGAAGGAGGAGCCGGTGAGCCCCATTGCACCACCCGAGCAAGAGCTGAATCAGGGACTCATGGATCCCGTACCATTAGGGTTTGGGTGGAgcttggaggcattgaggcagtggaacctggacatgaaagttgagcttccgaagccaggagaggagacgccggagccttccaacatgtgggccagagaagatgcagactgcaacgagtggccttga